A single window of Nicotiana sylvestris chromosome 5, ASM39365v2, whole genome shotgun sequence DNA harbors:
- the LOC104250092 gene encoding uncharacterized protein, translating to MVAESWFRNFWKNSKKYEGGGHQKVLVGVLAFEVASLMSKLVHVWQSLSDKQVARLRDEAMNSVGIKKLVSEDDSYIARLMCTELVENLVHVAIAVSRLAKKCNDPFLKSFEQAFNDLLKVGADPYGWQLSWKKMDRKVKKMERFIVINANLYQEMENLSDLEQTLRRLKGNDDADSITLVEYEKKLAWKQQEVKHLKDVSIWNRTYDYTVRLLARSLFTIFSRIGHVFGVDPADERAKASRELDSDQIHRSHSVAYAQSTVHPSETGLTRFSSEPVENILSKSGPISSTRNVNNSYSGPLKSSTATGSPVPGRHSSVGFYSGPLGRSTTKSGPLPLFNKSGMRWWKSRDRSGNLHGKGPNQKHSRPTSTGPLKGRMMIGNGSPVGNCYLDPQGFHSGFLSATKGANVNGHADSYSTCSYLTSYNAKKRLLNAPPETLGAAALALHYANVIIVIEKLVASPHLIGHDAREDLYNMLPASLRGALRSKLKPFAKSLTSSVYDTVLAGEWNEAMLGILEWLAPLAHNMIRWQSERSFEHQNFVSRTNVLLVQTLYYANQEKTESAITELLVGLNYIWRYGREVNAKAIEECASARMMFNDDYLDE from the coding sequence ATGGTTGCTGAATCTTGGTTTCGCAATTTCTGGAAAAATTCTAAAAAGTATGAGGGTGGTGGTCATCAAAAGGTGCTAGTAGGCGTTCTAGCATTTGAAGTGGCAAGCTTAATGTCTAAACTGGTTCATGTATGGCAGTCTCTGAGTGATAAGCAGGTGGCTAGATTGAGGGATGAGGCAATGAACTCGGTTGGTATCAAAAAGCTAGTTTCCGAAGATGATTCCTATATCGCAAGGTTGATGTGTACAGAGTTGGTTGAAAACTTAGTACATGTCGCAATTGCTGTTTCTAGGCTTGCCAAAAAATGCAACGACCCTTTCTTGAAGAGTTTCGAGCAAGCCTTTAATGATCTGCTAAAAGTTGGTGCTGATCCGTACGGGTGGCAACTTTCGTGGAAGAAGATGGATAGGAAAGTTAAAAAGATGGAACGATTTATTGTGATTAATGCAAATTTATATCAAGAAATGGAGAATCTTTCTGATCTTGAACAGACATTGAGGAGATTGAAGGGAAATGATGATGCAGATAGCATTACTCTGGTTGAATACGAGAAGAAGCTTGCGTGGAAGCAGCAGGAGGTGAAGCATCTTAAGGAtgtttctatttggaatagaaccTATGATTATACAGTCCGTCTTCTGGCAAGATCCCTATTTACTATATTTAGTAGGATCGGGCATGTGTTTGGAGTTGATCCTGCGGATGAGAGGGCTAAAGCATCAAGAGAACTAGATTCTGATCAAATCCATCGTAGCCACTCAGTTGCTTATGCCCAATCAACTGTTCACCCGTCTGAAACAGGCTTGACTAGATTTTCCTCAGAACCAGTAGAAAATATCCTTTCCAAATCTGGCCCAATCTCAAGCACAAGAAACGTTAACAATTCTTATTCAGGTCCCTTGAAAAGTTCAACTGCAACAGGAAGCCCGGTCCCTGGAAGACATTCTTCTGTTGGCTTCTATTCGGGTCCTCTGGGAAGGTCAACAACAAAATCTGGGCCGCTCCCTCTATTCAATAAATCCGGCATGAGGTGGTGGAAATCTCGTGATCGTTCAGGAAATTTACACGGAAAAGGTCCAAATCAAAAGCATTCTCGACCGACCTCTACAGGTCCTCTAAAAGGCCGCATGATGATCGGGAACGGTTCTCCTGTAGGTAATTGCTATCTAGATCCACAAGGATTTCATTCTGGTTTTCTCAGTGCAACGAAAGGAGCTAATGTAAATGGACATGCCGATAGCTATTCAACTTGCTCTTATCTGACAAGTTATAATGCGAAAAAAAGGTTGTTAAACGCTCCTCCAGAAACTCTTGGAGCTGCTGCCTTAGCACTGCATTATGCAAATGTCATTATCGTGATTGAGAAACTAGTGGCATCTCCTCACTTGATTGGACATGATGCAAGAGAGGACCTGTACAACATGCTACCGGCTAGTTTAAGAGGAGCCCTCAGGTCGAAACTAAAGCCATTTGCCAAGAGCTTGACGTCATCAGTTTATGATACGGTTCTTGCTGGAGAATGGAATGAAGCAATGCTGGGGATTCTAGAATGGCTCGCTCCGCTTGCTCATAACATGATAAGATGGCAATCTGAGCGGAGCTTTGAGCATCAGAACTTTGTTTCAAGAACGAATGTGCTGCTCGTACAAACCCTTTATTATGCAAATCAAGAAAAGACAGAATCAGCAATTACAGAGCTGCTCGTCGGTCTGAACTACATATGGAGGTACGGAAGGGAAGTGAATGCAAAAGCAATCGAGGAATGTGCAAGTGCTAGAATGATGTTTAATGATGATTACTTGGATGAGTGA